In the Chroococcidiopsis sp. SAG 2025 genome, one interval contains:
- a CDS encoding ABC transporter substrate-binding protein, whose protein sequence is MNQYWSRRHALWMMAGTAGSFVLHEGLSGSDTVAQTSSPKTVSATIGILNWIGLTPLHIALEKGFFKQAGLDLQPKIFGSNPDSNAAFIAGRLDALAPVTSEAILIASKGKDFRVVLVEDISVGGDGILARNSVTDIKAFKGKKVAVERASVSHFFLLQVLAEAGLSEKDITIVSTTPDAAAAAYQTGQVEIAVSYAPFLQKANQAQKDGRIIYDSAKMPTAISDLYVFDAKFIQANPQVVQAFVNGVLQGLNFLNQNPKEGLAIAAKRLETTPDSLAADLKGIKLPDAAMNIEMFTNSQSEFYILNSMKSMAKFLSNQKQIEKVPDLSKFIEPKFVKAAQNPN, encoded by the coding sequence ATGAATCAGTATTGGTCTCGCCGTCATGCACTGTGGATGATGGCAGGGACGGCGGGAAGTTTCGTTTTACATGAGGGTTTATCTGGGAGTGACACGGTGGCTCAAACATCCTCCCCAAAAACCGTCTCAGCCACGATTGGCATTCTGAACTGGATTGGATTAACACCACTACATATCGCACTCGAAAAAGGTTTTTTTAAACAAGCAGGTCTTGACTTGCAGCCAAAAATCTTCGGCTCTAACCCCGATTCTAACGCTGCTTTTATCGCTGGACGGCTAGATGCTCTCGCTCCCGTAACTTCAGAAGCAATTTTGATTGCCAGTAAAGGCAAAGACTTTCGAGTGGTTTTAGTTGAAGATATTTCGGTAGGTGGGGATGGCATTTTGGCGCGAAACAGCGTCACAGACATCAAGGCATTTAAAGGTAAAAAAGTGGCAGTGGAAAGAGCCTCTGTCAGCCATTTCTTCCTCTTGCAAGTCCTAGCTGAAGCAGGTTTGAGCGAGAAGGATATTACAATTGTCAGCACAACACCAGATGCAGCAGCAGCAGCTTATCAAACCGGACAGGTTGAGATTGCTGTATCCTATGCGCCTTTTTTACAAAAAGCAAATCAAGCGCAGAAAGACGGACGAATTATTTACGACTCTGCAAAGATGCCGACTGCAATTAGCGATCTGTACGTGTTTGATGCAAAGTTTATTCAAGCCAATCCTCAAGTAGTACAGGCATTTGTCAACGGTGTTCTTCAAGGGTTAAACTTTCTCAATCAGAATCCAAAAGAAGGGTTAGCGATCGCAGCTAAGCGTTTGGAGACAACACCTGATAGTCTTGCCGCCGATTTGAAAGGAATTAAACTTCCCGATGCTGCTATGAATATCGAAATGTTTACTAACTCGCAAAGCGAATTTTACATATTAAACTCAATGAAGTCTATGGCTAAATTTTTATCCAACCAGAAGCAGATTGAAAAAGTTCCCGATCTGTCAAAGTTTATCGAACCAAAGTTTGTCAAGGCAGCACAGAATCCGAATTAA